From the genome of Pseudanabaena sp. FACHB-2040:
AATGGCGCTGTGGACCCACACCGACTCCATCTCGAACTCGGAACGTGAAACGCAGCAGCGGCGAAAATAGTGAGGGGGTTGCCCCTTGTCAAAATAGCTCGATGCCTGGTCTACATTCCAAAAGCCCTCTTCCTTCAATGGATGAGGGCTTTTGCTTTGAACAGCTTCTGTAGATGAGTGTTGTGTATACCGAATACAAGTTGCCAGGCGAGTTAGAGTAGCTGTAAGCAACCTATCGATCTTGGTGTCTGGCTTGTGATCCTGTCTTCCCAACCGGCTATCCGACGCAGTAAATCTCTTTATGAGCAGGTCTACAAGGCTCTGCGAACCAGTATCTTGAGTGGTGAGTTGTCCCCTGGGGGTCGTTTAGTAGAGACCCAACTGGCAGACTGGCTGCAGGTGAGCCGAACGCCTTTAAGAGAAGCTTTGCGGCAGCTACAGCAGGATGGGTTAGTGAAGGCAGATACTAATGGTGGGCTGCGGGTAACCACAATATCTGCGGAGGATGCAGCCGAGTTATACGATTGTCGTCTCGCACTGGAGCAGGTTGCTGTTGTAGGGGCCTGTCAACATGCGACGCTTTCTCAGATTAAGCAGTTGGAGTCTTTTGTGACTCAAGCTGAGGACATTGGGCAGAAGCGCTCTGTGGAGCTAGATTTTCTGCAGCTACTGGATTTAGACTACCAATTTCATCACTTGATTGCTGAGAGTTCTAGTAACCGGCGGCTGGTTTCTTTATTAGATCAGCTGTTTGATGCAATGGCACTGCTGCGAATTCAAACACTGCGTCTTAATCCAGGGGTGCTTGATATTCGTTTAGAGCATCGACAGATTT
Proteins encoded in this window:
- a CDS encoding FCD domain-containing protein — translated: MILSSQPAIRRSKSLYEQVYKALRTSILSGELSPGGRLVETQLADWLQVSRTPLREALRQLQQDGLVKADTNGGLRVTTISAEDAAELYDCRLALEQVAVVGACQHATLSQIKQLESFVTQAEDIGQKRSVELDFLQLLDLDYQFHHLIAESSSNRRLVSLLDQLFDAMALLRIQTLRLNPGVLDIRLEHRQIFEAIASRNSTGVITAIKSHLVASKERVTREIEASQREI